From a region of the Argiope bruennichi chromosome 8, qqArgBrue1.1, whole genome shotgun sequence genome:
- the LOC129981965 gene encoding zinc finger protein 319-like: MHSLCRLQDECSHCKKSILTSEAAIYTSLDKYRSPLTSKGSHKRDRREKFSLLPQSNLKKTSLDIRKTRKQIFVPEATVLQKETEFIIDLRTHKSHMVSTSDRLCLSGVKSENMFHYQRQTSPKIASVCPEALTMNELYSYHRLMDNHCFGTSELARQWKLSSEEPYLPRLHPFPPPVVDYSKQIDEPLDLRVSQKRKSTTDLDENNNKEWKYPLESNYMQNAFPRDFSLPWTTPLHPLFVDTMYRNHQESMALNFFNSSQECMPHPFQQHLVDSSVSETSALAFSKNQIHNAADHYMKAKKNKEKYSCKFCGKIFPRSANLTRHLRTHTGEQPYKCKYCDRSFSISSNLQRHVRNIHNKEKPFKCPLCERCFGQQTNLDRHLKKHEAEDISCSDNNLSLNRYKFQENYANEFTRMRELDMRRSWSYEANESKSSHIKAVLRKDAEFAGNATDRQTSSPMTRSPAKSPDNGNNTESATDDESSDKS; the protein is encoded by the coding sequence ATGCATTCTTTATGTCGTCTACAAGATGAATGCAGCCATTGCAAAAAGTCTATACTGACATCGGAAGCTGCAATATATACTTCATTAGACAAATACAGATCCCCTCTGACTTCTAAAGGAAGTCATAAAAGGGACAGGcgtgaaaaattttcattgttgccacaatcgaatttgaaaaaaacttcACTTGATATTCGAAAAACTAGGAAACAAATCTTTGTCCCAGAAGCAACGGTATTACAAAAAGAGACTGAATTCATTATCGATCTGAGAACACATAAATCTCACATGGTCAGTACATCTGACAGACTATGCCTTAGTGGTGTTAAAAGTGAAAACATGTTCCATTATCAGCGCCAAACTTCACCAAAAATTGCTTCTGTTTGTCCAGAAGCTCTGACAATGAATGAGCTGTATTCTTATCACAGACTGATGGATAATCACTGCTTTGGGACTTCTGAACTAGCCAGACAATGGAAATTGTCCAGTGAGGAACCATATTTGCCTAGATTACATCCTTTTCCTCCTCCGGTTGTAGATTATTCCAAACAGATTGACGAACCTTTAGACCTCAGAGTCAGCCAGAAAAGAAAAAGCACTACAGATTTAGATGAGAATAATAACAAAGAGTGGAAATACCCTCTTGAGTCAAATTACATGCAAAATGCTTTTCCCCGCGATTTTTCATTACCATGGACTACTCCACTGCATCCTTTATTCGTTGATACCATGTACCGGAACCACCAAGAAAGTATGGCTCTGAACTTTTTCAATAGCTCACAAGAATGCATGCCTCATCCATTTCAACAGCACTTAGTGGACAGCTCAGTTTCCGAAACGTCTGCTTTGGCTTTCAGCAAAAATCAAATTCATAACGCTGCCGATCACTACATGAAAGCcaagaagaacaaagaaaaatattcatgcaaGTTCTGTGGGAAGATCTTCCCACGTTCAGCCAATCTTACTCGACATCTGCGCACACATACAGGGGAACAACCATACAAATGCAAGTACTGTGATCGTTCGTTCAGCATTTCTTCGAACCTGCAAAGACATGTTCGTAATATTCATAACAAGGAGAAACCATTTAAGTGTCCGTTGTGTGAACGATGCTTTGGGCAACAAACCAACCTGGACAGGCACTTGAAGAAACACGAAGCGGAAGACATATCTTGCTCAGATAACAATTTATCGCTGAACAGGtacaaatttcaagaaaattatgcGAATGAATTTACTAGGATGCGAGAATTGGACATGAGACGCAGTTGGTCTTATGAGGCAAATGAGTCAAAAAGCTCACATATTAAGGCAGTTTTGAGAAAGGATGCAGAATTCGCCGGCAATGCTACAGATAGGCAAACAAGCTCTCCAATGACCAGATCACCAGCTAAAAGTCCCGATAATGGCAATAACACAGAATCTGCTACAGATGACGAAAGCAGTGATAAATCGTAG